From a region of the Saccharomycodes ludwigii strain NBRC 1722 chromosome VII, whole genome shotgun sequence genome:
- the RFA2 gene encoding Rfa2p (similar to Saccharomyces cerevisiae YNL312W | RFA2 | Replication Factor A), with the protein MNNGYQPYNEYSTGGNSGGFDHNQNQQFNDSQQQRPGSNESGGFAESVTIKTLIPVTIKQLTDSKISVQDGPYLINNVELTNVCFVGVIRNIQDQTGSILLTIEDGTGQLDVKQWSNKTEDLMLAENDQDGNSNVGGSQLAQQYHLGTYVKVFGSPREFGGKMNVQYAVIRPVESYNEVIAHLLEAGKVHLIANNVIKTDSASTSATNNNNNNDNKQTTGESLFVSDIDDSNLSIPQKILNLMEKNRDNMSEGIPVKFIAKSLNILEDDVKLYCDSLADQGQIFTSYEDHYQLT; encoded by the coding sequence ATGAATAACGGATACCAACCATATAATGAATATTCCACAGGTGGAAACAGTGGTGGTTTTGATCACAACCAGAATCAACAGTTTAACGACTCTCAACAGCAACGTCCAGGCTCAAATGAAAGTGGTGGCTTTGCAGAATCTGTTACTATTAAAACATTAATTCCAGTTACTATTAAGCAGCTAACAGATTCAAAAATCTCCGTACAAGATGGTCCATACTTAATCAATAATGTTGAACTAACAAATGTTTGTTTTGTTGGTGTCATTAGAAATATTCAAGATCAAACAGGAAGTATATTATTGACTATCGAAGATGGTACTGGGCAATTAGATGTCAAACAATGGAGTAACAAGACCGAAGATTTAATGTTGGCTGAAAATGATCAGGATGGCAACAGCAATGTAGGTGGATCTCAATTGGCTCAGCAATATCATTTGGGTACATATGTCAAAGTTTTTGGTTCCCCTAGGGAATTTGGTGGTAAAATGAATGTTCAATACGCAGTGATTAGACCAGTCGAAAGTTATAATGAAGTAATAGCACATCTATTAGAAGCTGGTAAAGTTCACCTAATAGctaataatgttattaaaacaGATTCTGCAAGTACTTCAgcaactaataataataataataatgataacaaaCAAACTACTGGTGaaagtttatttgttaGCGATATTGATGATAGTAATTTAAGTATTCCACAAAAAATCTTAAACctaatggaaaaaaatagagaTAATATGTCTGAGGGTATCCCTGTTAAATTTATTGCAAAATCattgaatattttggaGGATGATGTTAAATTATATTGTGATAGTCTAGCCGATCAAGGACAGATTTTTACTTCATATGAAGATCACTATCAATTAACCTGA
- the GAS4 gene encoding 1,3-beta-glucanosyltransferase (similar to Saccharomyces cerevisiae YOL132W | GAS4 | Glycophospholipid-Anchored Surface protein) encodes MSIKAYLFVLGYLLYKVVALVHPIEIYDKFFIDSITRQPFYIRGVDYQPGGASGITKEKDPLSDPNICARDILLFQDLGINTVRVYSINPDLNHDICMSILASAGIYLVLDVNSPLPGQHLNRYQPWTTYNNDYLEHVFKVIKQFSGYNNTLGFFAGNEVVNDKRSAKNSPTFIKQLINDMKLFMKLYCPRTIPVGYSAADDLKYRISLSKYLACADYNLPEGSVDFYGVNTYQWCGDQTFHSSGYDILVEDYEEYSKPVFFSEFGCNKVTPRNFQEVEAIFSPAMCTVFTGGLVYEFSQETNKYGLVEIDTNNDVHLLSDFKALKERYTATLLPSALDIIQILKMKNSKSGENTKVHGRGINKRDQMGEMCEKQYENLEITKETPPDLAAEVIESGIDVEKGEFVLLKEKDLQTTHKIYDIESTLPYKSSNGNKIQILVDIFGISDEELQQLSTVSNEARMY; translated from the coding sequence atgtcaaTAAAAgcttatttgtttgttttagGATACTTACTGTATAAAGTTGTGGCATTGGTGCATCCGATAGAAATCTATGACAAGTTTTTTATCGATTCAATAACCAGACAACCATTTTACATACGCGGAGTTGACTATCAGCCTGGGGGTGCCAGTGGAATaactaaagaaaaagaccCTTTATCCGATCCCAATATTTGTGCAAgagatatattattatttcaagACTTGGGAATTAATACCGTTAGGGTATATTCCATTAATCCAGATTTAAACCATGATATTTGTATGTCAATCTTAGCATCTGCAGGCATTTATTTAGTATTAGATGTCAACTCACCATTACCAGGTCAGCATTTAAACAGATACCAACCGTGGACTacttataataatgactATTTGGAACATGTCtttaaagttattaaaCAGTTTTCTGGGTATAATAACACCTTAGGTTTCTTTGCTGGTAATGAAGTTGTTAATGATAAAAGGTCAGCCAAAAACTCGCCAACCTTTATCAAACAGTTAATTAACGATATGAAATTGTTCATGAAACTCTACTGTCCAAGGACAATTCCTGTTGGTTATTCGGCGGCTGATGACTTGAAATATCGAATATCGTTGTCTAAATATTTGGCTTGTGCTGATTATAATTTACCAGAAGGTTCTGTTGACTTCTATGGTGTAAATACTTATCAATGGTGTGGCGATCAAACCTTTCATAGTTCTGGCTATGATATATTAGTGGAAGATTACGAGGAATATTCTAAACCAGTATTTTTTAGTGAATTTGGTTGTAATAAAGTCACACCTAGAAATTTCCAGGAGGTTGAAGCCATTTTTTCTCCTGCTATGTGTACTGTTTTCACAGGTGGTTTAGTTTACGAATTTTCTCAAGAGACTAATAAATATGGATTGGTGGAAATAGATACCAATAATGATGTACATTTATTGTCAGATTTTAAAgcattaaaagaaagataTACAGCAACCCTCTTACCATCTGCACTGgatattattcaaatattaaaaatgaaaaattctAAAAGTGGTGAAAACACAAAGGTGCATGGTCGTGgcataaataaaagagacCAGATGGGAGAAATGTGTGAAAAACAATACGAAAATTTAGAAATCACCAAGGAAACACCACCAGATTTGGCAGCAGAAGTAATCGAAAGTGGCATAGATGTTGAAAAGGGAGAATTTGTCTTgctaaaggaaaaagatttGCAAACTACAcataaaatatatgatATTGAAAGCACATTACCATACAAAAGTAGTAAcggaaataaaatacaaatattagTTGACATTTTTGGGATTTCTGATGAAGAACTGCAACAGTTGAGCACGGTATCAAATGAAGCACGTAtgtattaa